One window from the genome of Chaetodon trifascialis isolate fChaTrf1 chromosome 20, fChaTrf1.hap1, whole genome shotgun sequence encodes:
- the slc4a5b gene encoding electrogenic sodium bicarbonate cotransporter 4 isoform X6, which translates to MQDPGASFPSSMASRWTLPGSQIVSPAAERLRHILGDDDGTPTPTIFTEMDTLQHEGGELEWKESARWVKFEEKVEEGGERWSKPHVSTLTLHSLFELRTCLQTGSILLDLEGYSLPQIVDEIVDRQIADGLIPPDLKEKISFVLLRKHRHQTKKPIHRSLADIGKSSNAASNRSPQANLNRSTSSASGIHRSTEDLRSRQSSSLGRLHPAQSRSMNDISDTPSTDQLKNKFMKKIPRDAEASNVLIGEVDFLDKPFVSFVRLAQATTLGGLTEVPVPTRFLFILLGPHGKTKSYNEIGRAIATLMVDDLFSDVAYKARDREDLIAGVDEFLDEVIVLPPGEWDPKIRIEPPKKVPSAEMRKSVLNLNELGQMNGSAGGAAAGEDEELPAPHELGEELKFTGRVGGGLWLDIKRKIPWYCSDIYDGFHIQSVSAVLFIYLGCITNAITFGGLLGDATENYQGVMESFLGTALAGTVFCMFGGQPLIILSSTGPILIFEKLLYEFSKNSGIDYMELRLWIGLHSCLQCFLLVISDASYIIKYMTRFTEEGFSSLISFIFISDAIKKMVGALKYYPINRGFKPDYITAYKCECVAPDQASALGLNVSAPLADDNMTVLFNLTDMDWSQLSKKECVKYGGMLVGSSCKYVPDLALMSFILFFGTYSMTVSLKKFKFSRYFPTKLRKLISDFSIFLSIMSFVGLDMLMGLDTPKLIVPTEFKPTRSDRGWLVMPFGKNPWWWYLASSVPALLVTILIFMDQQISAVIVNRKENKLKKGCGYHLDLFWVGVLMAVCSFMGLPWYVAATVISIAHIDSLKMESESSAPGEQPQFLGVREQRLTGILVFVLTGLSVFLAPVLQFIPMPVLYGVFLYMGVASLSGIQFWERIKLYLMPLKHQPDFSFLRHVPLRRVHLFTLVQIVCLAVLWILKSTFLAIIFPVMILGLMVVRKLLDLIFSQHDLAWLDDILPDKDKKKKEDDKKKKKEKKAAEPESDEEETNPYSTVTSDQNELDRSITLHLKISCPPSPAHSQTSLAPGDPPSLLPPRQPVPQVSIQVESDYEESDLYSAHLRHLYPPRDLPPPGVHRHFHRKLHAHFADSCAETIL; encoded by the exons ATGCAGGACCCCGGGGCGTCTTTCCCCTCCAGTATGGCCTCCCGCTGGACCCTACCTGGCTCCCAAATAG TGTCTCCTGCTGCGGAGCGGCTGCGCCACATACTGGGGGACGATGACGGCACCCCAACACCCACAATATTCACTGAGATGGACACACTGCAGCACGAGGGAGGCGAATTAGAGTGGAAAGAGTCTGCAag GTGGGTGAAGTTtgaggagaaggtggaggagggaggagaaagatggagcAAGCCTCATGTGTCCACGCTGACCCTCCACAGCCTGTTTGAGCTCAGGACCTgcctgcagacaggaagcatcCTGCTCGACCTGGAGGGCTACTCGCTGCCGCAGATCGTTG ATGAGATCGTGGATCGGCAGATCGCTGACGGCCTGATCCCTCCGGACCTGAAGGAGAAGATCAGCTTCGTGTTGCTCAGGAAGCACCGTCACCAGACCAAGAAGCCGATCCACCGCTCGCTGGCCGACATCGGGAAGTCCTCCAACGCTGCTTCCA ACCGTAGTCCTCAGGCTAATCTGAATCGTAGCACTAGTTCAGCTTCTGGGATCCACCGCTCCACAGAAGACCTACGCTCTCGGCAGTCAAGCAGCCTTGGCCGCCTGC ATCCTGCCCAGAGCCGCAGCATGAATGATATTTCAGACACGCCGAGCACAGACCAG cTCAAGAATAAGTTCATGAAGAAGATCCCTCGCGATGCCGAAGCATCTAACGTCCTGATCGGTGAGGTGGATTTTCTGGACAAGCCTTTCGTCTCCTTTGTGCGTTTGGCTCAGGCCACGACTCTGGGAGGCCTCACCGAGGTCCCTGTGCCGACGAG gtttctcttcattttgctgGGTCCTCATGGCAAAACCAAGTCCTACAATGAGATTGGCAGAGCCATTGCAACGCTTATGGTGGACGAT CTGTTCAGTGATGTTGCCTATAAAGCCAGGGACCGTGAAGACCTGATTGCTGGTGTTGATGAGTTTCTGGATGAGGTCATCGTCCTGCCTCCAGGGGAATGGGACCCAAAAATACGCATCGAGCCTCCAAAGAAGGTTCCATCGGCGGAAATGAG GAAGTCGGTGCTGAACCTGAACGAGCTGGGTCAAATGAACGGCTCGGCCGGCGGGGCGGCTGCAGGGGAGGACGAGGAGCTTCCAGCTCCGCATGAGCTTGGAGAGGAGCTGAAGTTCACTGGGAG GGTCGGAGGTGGACTGTGGCTGGACATCAAACGGAAGATCCCGTGGTATTGTAGCGACATCTACGACGGCTTCCATATCCAGTCCGTCTCTGCTGTGCTCTTCATCTACCTGGGCTGCATCACCAATGCCATCACCTTCGGAGGGCTTCTGGGGGATGCTACCGAAAACTACCAG GGGGTGATGGAGAGTTTCCTCGGCACTGCGCTGGCAGGGACTGTCTTCTGTATGTTTGGTGGGCAGcccctcatcatcctcagtTCAACTGGACCCATTCTCATCTTTGAGAAGCTGCTTTACGAATTCAGCAA GAACAGCGGCATCGACTACATGGAGCTGCGTCTGTGGATCGGCCTCCACTCgtgtctgcagtgtttcctgctgGTCATCTCGGACGCCAGCTACATTATCAAGTACATGACCCGCTTCACAGAGGAGGGCTTCTCCAGCCTGATCTCCTTCATATTCATCTCTGACGCCATCAAGAAGATGGTAG GAGCCTTGAAGTATTACCCAATCAACCGCGGCTTCAAGCCCGACTACATCACGGCCTATAAGTGTGAATGCGTCGCCCCGGACCAGG CATCTGCGCTGGGCTTGAATGTTTCAGCTCCGCTGGCAGATGATAACATGACTGTGCTG TTTAACCTGACAGACATGGACTGGAGTCAGCTGAGTAAGAAGGAGTGTGTGAAGTATGGCGGGATGCTGGTGGGGAGCTCCTGTAAGTATGTTCCCGACCTGGCCCTCAtgtccttcatcctcttcttcggCACCTACTCCATGACTGTTTCCCTCAAGAAGTTCAAGTTCAGCCGCTACTTCCCGACAAAG CTGAGGAAGCTAATCAGTGACTTTTCCATCTTCTTGTCAATCATGAGCTTTGTGGGTCTGGATATGTTGATGGGGTTAGACACGCCCAAACTAATCGTTCCAACTGAGTTCAAG cccACGCGCTCCGATCGCGGCTGGCTGGTCATGCCGTTTGGTAAGAACCCCTGGTGGTGGTACCTGGCCAGCTCCGTTCCCGCTCTCCTGGtcaccatcctcatcttcatGGACCAACAGATCAGCGCCGTCATCGTCAACCGCAAAGAAAACAAGCTGAAG AAAGGCTGTGGCTACCACCTGGACCTGTTCTGGGTGGGGGTACTGATGGCTGTGTGCTCCTTCATGGGTCTGCCCTGGTACGTCGCGGCCACCGTCATCTCCATCGCACACATCGATTCTCTGAAGATGGAGAGCGAGAGCAGCGCTCCCGGAGAGCAGCCGCAGTTCCTCGGAGTCAG GGAGCAGAGGCTGACGGGGATCCTGGTGTTCGTCCTGACCGGACTCTCCGTCTTCCTCGCTCCTGTTCTCCAG TTCATCCCCATGCCGGTCCTGTATGGCGTCTTCCTTTACATGGGCGTGGCCTCGCTGAGCGGCATCCAG TTCTGGGAGCGGATCAAGTTGTATCTGATGCCTCTCAAGCACCAGCCGGACTTCTCCTTCCTGCGTCACGTCCCTCTGAGACGCGTCCACCTTTTCACCCTCGTCCAGATCGTCTGTCTGGCCGTCCTCTGGATCTTGAAGTCCACCTTCCTGGCCATCATCTTCCCAGTGATG aTTCTGGGGCTGATGGTGGTTCGGAAGCTGCTGGATCTGATCTTCTCACAGCACGACCTGGCCTGGCTGGACGACATCCTGCCggacaaagacaagaagaagaaggaggatgacaagaagaagaagaaggagaagaaggcgGCGGAGCCGGAGAGCGACGAGGAG GAGACGAACCCGTACTCGACCGTCACGTCCGATCAGAACGAGTTAGACCGCAG CATCACCCTGCACCTGAAGATCTCCTGCCCCCCCTCACCTGCCCACTCCCAGACGAGCCTCGCCCCCGGGGACCCTCCGTCGCTCCTGCCTCCGCGCCAGCCCGTGCCCCAGGTCAGCATCCAGGTGGAGTCAGACTACGAGGAGTCTGACCTCTACTCCGCACACCTGCGCCACCTTTACCCCCCTCGTGACCTGCCTCCACCTGGAGTTCACCGACACTTTCACCGAAAACTGCACGCCCACTTCGCTGACTCGTGTGCGGAGACCATTCTGTAG
- the slc4a5b gene encoding electrogenic sodium bicarbonate cotransporter 4 isoform X8, with the protein MGIDPLRVKLEQVSPAAERLRHILGDDDGTPTPTIFTEMDTLQHEGGELEWKESARWVKFEEKVEEGGERWSKPHVSTLTLHSLFELRTCLQTGSILLDLEGYSLPQIVDEIVDRQIADGLIPPDLKEKISFVLLRKHRHQTKKPIHRSLADIGKSSNAASNRSPQANLNRSTSSASGIHRSTEDLRSRQSSSLGRLHPAQSRSMNDISDTPSTDQLKNKFMKKIPRDAEASNVLIGEVDFLDKPFVSFVRLAQATTLGGLTEVPVPTRFLFILLGPHGKTKSYNEIGRAIATLMVDDLFSDVAYKARDREDLIAGVDEFLDEVIVLPPGEWDPKIRIEPPKKVPSAEMRKSVLNLNELGQMNGSAGGAAAGEDEELPAPHELGEELKFTGRVGGGLWLDIKRKIPWYCSDIYDGFHIQSVSAVLFIYLGCITNAITFGGLLGDATENYQGVMESFLGTALAGTVFCMFGGQPLIILSSTGPILIFEKLLYEFSKNSGIDYMELRLWIGLHSCLQCFLLVISDASYIIKYMTRFTEEGFSSLISFIFISDAIKKMVGALKYYPINRGFKPDYITAYKCECVAPDQASALGLNVSAPLADDNMTVLFNLTDMDWSQLSKKECVKYGGMLVGSSCKYVPDLALMSFILFFGTYSMTVSLKKFKFSRYFPTKLRKLISDFSIFLSIMSFVGLDMLMGLDTPKLIVPTEFKPTRSDRGWLVMPFGKNPWWWYLASSVPALLVTILIFMDQQISAVIVNRKENKLKKGCGYHLDLFWVGVLMAVCSFMGLPWYVAATVISIAHIDSLKMESESSAPGEQPQFLGVREQRLTGILVFVLTGLSVFLAPVLQFIPMPVLYGVFLYMGVASLSGIQFWERIKLYLMPLKHQPDFSFLRHVPLRRVHLFTLVQIVCLAVLWILKSTFLAIIFPVMILGLMVVRKLLDLIFSQHDLAWLDDILPDKDKKKKEDDKKKKKEKKAAEPESDEEETNPYSTVTSDQNELDRSITLHLKISCPPSPAHSQTSLAPGDPPSLLPPRQPVPQVSIQVESDYEESDLYSAHLRHLYPPRDLPPPGVHRHFHRKLHAHFADSCAETIL; encoded by the exons ATGGGGATCGATCCGCTCAGAGTAAAGTTAGAACAAG TGTCTCCTGCTGCGGAGCGGCTGCGCCACATACTGGGGGACGATGACGGCACCCCAACACCCACAATATTCACTGAGATGGACACACTGCAGCACGAGGGAGGCGAATTAGAGTGGAAAGAGTCTGCAag GTGGGTGAAGTTtgaggagaaggtggaggagggaggagaaagatggagcAAGCCTCATGTGTCCACGCTGACCCTCCACAGCCTGTTTGAGCTCAGGACCTgcctgcagacaggaagcatcCTGCTCGACCTGGAGGGCTACTCGCTGCCGCAGATCGTTG ATGAGATCGTGGATCGGCAGATCGCTGACGGCCTGATCCCTCCGGACCTGAAGGAGAAGATCAGCTTCGTGTTGCTCAGGAAGCACCGTCACCAGACCAAGAAGCCGATCCACCGCTCGCTGGCCGACATCGGGAAGTCCTCCAACGCTGCTTCCA ACCGTAGTCCTCAGGCTAATCTGAATCGTAGCACTAGTTCAGCTTCTGGGATCCACCGCTCCACAGAAGACCTACGCTCTCGGCAGTCAAGCAGCCTTGGCCGCCTGC ATCCTGCCCAGAGCCGCAGCATGAATGATATTTCAGACACGCCGAGCACAGACCAG cTCAAGAATAAGTTCATGAAGAAGATCCCTCGCGATGCCGAAGCATCTAACGTCCTGATCGGTGAGGTGGATTTTCTGGACAAGCCTTTCGTCTCCTTTGTGCGTTTGGCTCAGGCCACGACTCTGGGAGGCCTCACCGAGGTCCCTGTGCCGACGAG gtttctcttcattttgctgGGTCCTCATGGCAAAACCAAGTCCTACAATGAGATTGGCAGAGCCATTGCAACGCTTATGGTGGACGAT CTGTTCAGTGATGTTGCCTATAAAGCCAGGGACCGTGAAGACCTGATTGCTGGTGTTGATGAGTTTCTGGATGAGGTCATCGTCCTGCCTCCAGGGGAATGGGACCCAAAAATACGCATCGAGCCTCCAAAGAAGGTTCCATCGGCGGAAATGAG GAAGTCGGTGCTGAACCTGAACGAGCTGGGTCAAATGAACGGCTCGGCCGGCGGGGCGGCTGCAGGGGAGGACGAGGAGCTTCCAGCTCCGCATGAGCTTGGAGAGGAGCTGAAGTTCACTGGGAG GGTCGGAGGTGGACTGTGGCTGGACATCAAACGGAAGATCCCGTGGTATTGTAGCGACATCTACGACGGCTTCCATATCCAGTCCGTCTCTGCTGTGCTCTTCATCTACCTGGGCTGCATCACCAATGCCATCACCTTCGGAGGGCTTCTGGGGGATGCTACCGAAAACTACCAG GGGGTGATGGAGAGTTTCCTCGGCACTGCGCTGGCAGGGACTGTCTTCTGTATGTTTGGTGGGCAGcccctcatcatcctcagtTCAACTGGACCCATTCTCATCTTTGAGAAGCTGCTTTACGAATTCAGCAA GAACAGCGGCATCGACTACATGGAGCTGCGTCTGTGGATCGGCCTCCACTCgtgtctgcagtgtttcctgctgGTCATCTCGGACGCCAGCTACATTATCAAGTACATGACCCGCTTCACAGAGGAGGGCTTCTCCAGCCTGATCTCCTTCATATTCATCTCTGACGCCATCAAGAAGATGGTAG GAGCCTTGAAGTATTACCCAATCAACCGCGGCTTCAAGCCCGACTACATCACGGCCTATAAGTGTGAATGCGTCGCCCCGGACCAGG CATCTGCGCTGGGCTTGAATGTTTCAGCTCCGCTGGCAGATGATAACATGACTGTGCTG TTTAACCTGACAGACATGGACTGGAGTCAGCTGAGTAAGAAGGAGTGTGTGAAGTATGGCGGGATGCTGGTGGGGAGCTCCTGTAAGTATGTTCCCGACCTGGCCCTCAtgtccttcatcctcttcttcggCACCTACTCCATGACTGTTTCCCTCAAGAAGTTCAAGTTCAGCCGCTACTTCCCGACAAAG CTGAGGAAGCTAATCAGTGACTTTTCCATCTTCTTGTCAATCATGAGCTTTGTGGGTCTGGATATGTTGATGGGGTTAGACACGCCCAAACTAATCGTTCCAACTGAGTTCAAG cccACGCGCTCCGATCGCGGCTGGCTGGTCATGCCGTTTGGTAAGAACCCCTGGTGGTGGTACCTGGCCAGCTCCGTTCCCGCTCTCCTGGtcaccatcctcatcttcatGGACCAACAGATCAGCGCCGTCATCGTCAACCGCAAAGAAAACAAGCTGAAG AAAGGCTGTGGCTACCACCTGGACCTGTTCTGGGTGGGGGTACTGATGGCTGTGTGCTCCTTCATGGGTCTGCCCTGGTACGTCGCGGCCACCGTCATCTCCATCGCACACATCGATTCTCTGAAGATGGAGAGCGAGAGCAGCGCTCCCGGAGAGCAGCCGCAGTTCCTCGGAGTCAG GGAGCAGAGGCTGACGGGGATCCTGGTGTTCGTCCTGACCGGACTCTCCGTCTTCCTCGCTCCTGTTCTCCAG TTCATCCCCATGCCGGTCCTGTATGGCGTCTTCCTTTACATGGGCGTGGCCTCGCTGAGCGGCATCCAG TTCTGGGAGCGGATCAAGTTGTATCTGATGCCTCTCAAGCACCAGCCGGACTTCTCCTTCCTGCGTCACGTCCCTCTGAGACGCGTCCACCTTTTCACCCTCGTCCAGATCGTCTGTCTGGCCGTCCTCTGGATCTTGAAGTCCACCTTCCTGGCCATCATCTTCCCAGTGATG aTTCTGGGGCTGATGGTGGTTCGGAAGCTGCTGGATCTGATCTTCTCACAGCACGACCTGGCCTGGCTGGACGACATCCTGCCggacaaagacaagaagaagaaggaggatgacaagaagaagaagaaggagaagaaggcgGCGGAGCCGGAGAGCGACGAGGAG GAGACGAACCCGTACTCGACCGTCACGTCCGATCAGAACGAGTTAGACCGCAG CATCACCCTGCACCTGAAGATCTCCTGCCCCCCCTCACCTGCCCACTCCCAGACGAGCCTCGCCCCCGGGGACCCTCCGTCGCTCCTGCCTCCGCGCCAGCCCGTGCCCCAGGTCAGCATCCAGGTGGAGTCAGACTACGAGGAGTCTGACCTCTACTCCGCACACCTGCGCCACCTTTACCCCCCTCGTGACCTGCCTCCACCTGGAGTTCACCGACACTTTCACCGAAAACTGCACGCCCACTTCGCTGACTCGTGTGCGGAGACCATTCTGTAG
- the slc4a5b gene encoding electrogenic sodium bicarbonate cotransporter 4 isoform X7, which translates to MDHHDWQRGRSRGHRRYDDDDEAQPVYIGVPVSHRRKRRRHHSSVSDTDREARHTHYDHHTHREHSHRGYYHDRDEHYEDDEGGMEHQEHADPSVSPAAERLRHILGDDDGTPTPTIFTEMDTLQHEGGELEWKESARWVKFEEKVEEGGERWSKPHVSTLTLHSLFELRTCLQTGSILLDLEGYSLPQIVDEIVDRQIADGLIPPDLKEKISFVLLRKHRHQTKKPIHRSLADIGKSSNAASNRSPQANLNRSTSSASGIHRSTEDLRSRQSSSLGRLHPAQSRSMNDISDTPSTDQLKNKFMKKIPRDAEASNVLIGEVDFLDKPFVSFVRLAQATTLGGLTEVPVPTRFLFILLGPHGKTKSYNEIGRAIATLMVDDLFSDVAYKARDREDLIAGVDEFLDEVIVLPPGEWDPKIRIEPPKKVPSAEMRKSVLNLNELGQMNGSAGGAAAGEDEELPAPHELGEELKFTGRVGGGLWLDIKRKIPWYCSDIYDGFHIQSVSAVLFIYLGCITNAITFGGLLGDATENYQGVMESFLGTALAGTVFCMFGGQPLIILSSTGPILIFEKLLYEFSKNSGIDYMELRLWIGLHSCLQCFLLVISDASYIIKYMTRFTEEGFSSLISFIFISDAIKKMVGALKYYPINRGFKPDYITAYKCECVAPDQASALGLNVSAPLADDNMTVLFNLTDMDWSQLSKKECVKYGGMLVGSSCKYVPDLALMSFILFFGTYSMTVSLKKFKFSRYFPTKLRKLISDFSIFLSIMSFVGLDMLMGLDTPKLIVPTEFKPTRSDRGWLVMPFGKNPWWWYLASSVPALLVTILIFMDQQISAVIVNRKENKLKKGCGYHLDLFWVGVLMAVCSFMGLPWYVAATVISIAHIDSLKMESESSAPGEQPQFLGVREQRLTGILVFVLTGLSVFLAPVLQFIPMPVLYGVFLYMGVASLSGIQFWERIKLYLMPLKHQPDFSFLRHVPLRRVHLFTLVQIVCLAVLWILKSTFLAIIFPVMILGLMVVRKLLDLIFSQHDLAWLDDILPDKDKKKKEDDKKKKKEKKAAEPESDEEPNSSAPPPVKIPMEAIDPAHVNPPTQSQTSE; encoded by the exons TGTCTCCTGCTGCGGAGCGGCTGCGCCACATACTGGGGGACGATGACGGCACCCCAACACCCACAATATTCACTGAGATGGACACACTGCAGCACGAGGGAGGCGAATTAGAGTGGAAAGAGTCTGCAag GTGGGTGAAGTTtgaggagaaggtggaggagggaggagaaagatggagcAAGCCTCATGTGTCCACGCTGACCCTCCACAGCCTGTTTGAGCTCAGGACCTgcctgcagacaggaagcatcCTGCTCGACCTGGAGGGCTACTCGCTGCCGCAGATCGTTG ATGAGATCGTGGATCGGCAGATCGCTGACGGCCTGATCCCTCCGGACCTGAAGGAGAAGATCAGCTTCGTGTTGCTCAGGAAGCACCGTCACCAGACCAAGAAGCCGATCCACCGCTCGCTGGCCGACATCGGGAAGTCCTCCAACGCTGCTTCCA ACCGTAGTCCTCAGGCTAATCTGAATCGTAGCACTAGTTCAGCTTCTGGGATCCACCGCTCCACAGAAGACCTACGCTCTCGGCAGTCAAGCAGCCTTGGCCGCCTGC ATCCTGCCCAGAGCCGCAGCATGAATGATATTTCAGACACGCCGAGCACAGACCAG cTCAAGAATAAGTTCATGAAGAAGATCCCTCGCGATGCCGAAGCATCTAACGTCCTGATCGGTGAGGTGGATTTTCTGGACAAGCCTTTCGTCTCCTTTGTGCGTTTGGCTCAGGCCACGACTCTGGGAGGCCTCACCGAGGTCCCTGTGCCGACGAG gtttctcttcattttgctgGGTCCTCATGGCAAAACCAAGTCCTACAATGAGATTGGCAGAGCCATTGCAACGCTTATGGTGGACGAT CTGTTCAGTGATGTTGCCTATAAAGCCAGGGACCGTGAAGACCTGATTGCTGGTGTTGATGAGTTTCTGGATGAGGTCATCGTCCTGCCTCCAGGGGAATGGGACCCAAAAATACGCATCGAGCCTCCAAAGAAGGTTCCATCGGCGGAAATGAG GAAGTCGGTGCTGAACCTGAACGAGCTGGGTCAAATGAACGGCTCGGCCGGCGGGGCGGCTGCAGGGGAGGACGAGGAGCTTCCAGCTCCGCATGAGCTTGGAGAGGAGCTGAAGTTCACTGGGAG GGTCGGAGGTGGACTGTGGCTGGACATCAAACGGAAGATCCCGTGGTATTGTAGCGACATCTACGACGGCTTCCATATCCAGTCCGTCTCTGCTGTGCTCTTCATCTACCTGGGCTGCATCACCAATGCCATCACCTTCGGAGGGCTTCTGGGGGATGCTACCGAAAACTACCAG GGGGTGATGGAGAGTTTCCTCGGCACTGCGCTGGCAGGGACTGTCTTCTGTATGTTTGGTGGGCAGcccctcatcatcctcagtTCAACTGGACCCATTCTCATCTTTGAGAAGCTGCTTTACGAATTCAGCAA GAACAGCGGCATCGACTACATGGAGCTGCGTCTGTGGATCGGCCTCCACTCgtgtctgcagtgtttcctgctgGTCATCTCGGACGCCAGCTACATTATCAAGTACATGACCCGCTTCACAGAGGAGGGCTTCTCCAGCCTGATCTCCTTCATATTCATCTCTGACGCCATCAAGAAGATGGTAG GAGCCTTGAAGTATTACCCAATCAACCGCGGCTTCAAGCCCGACTACATCACGGCCTATAAGTGTGAATGCGTCGCCCCGGACCAGG CATCTGCGCTGGGCTTGAATGTTTCAGCTCCGCTGGCAGATGATAACATGACTGTGCTG TTTAACCTGACAGACATGGACTGGAGTCAGCTGAGTAAGAAGGAGTGTGTGAAGTATGGCGGGATGCTGGTGGGGAGCTCCTGTAAGTATGTTCCCGACCTGGCCCTCAtgtccttcatcctcttcttcggCACCTACTCCATGACTGTTTCCCTCAAGAAGTTCAAGTTCAGCCGCTACTTCCCGACAAAG CTGAGGAAGCTAATCAGTGACTTTTCCATCTTCTTGTCAATCATGAGCTTTGTGGGTCTGGATATGTTGATGGGGTTAGACACGCCCAAACTAATCGTTCCAACTGAGTTCAAG cccACGCGCTCCGATCGCGGCTGGCTGGTCATGCCGTTTGGTAAGAACCCCTGGTGGTGGTACCTGGCCAGCTCCGTTCCCGCTCTCCTGGtcaccatcctcatcttcatGGACCAACAGATCAGCGCCGTCATCGTCAACCGCAAAGAAAACAAGCTGAAG AAAGGCTGTGGCTACCACCTGGACCTGTTCTGGGTGGGGGTACTGATGGCTGTGTGCTCCTTCATGGGTCTGCCCTGGTACGTCGCGGCCACCGTCATCTCCATCGCACACATCGATTCTCTGAAGATGGAGAGCGAGAGCAGCGCTCCCGGAGAGCAGCCGCAGTTCCTCGGAGTCAG GGAGCAGAGGCTGACGGGGATCCTGGTGTTCGTCCTGACCGGACTCTCCGTCTTCCTCGCTCCTGTTCTCCAG TTCATCCCCATGCCGGTCCTGTATGGCGTCTTCCTTTACATGGGCGTGGCCTCGCTGAGCGGCATCCAG TTCTGGGAGCGGATCAAGTTGTATCTGATGCCTCTCAAGCACCAGCCGGACTTCTCCTTCCTGCGTCACGTCCCTCTGAGACGCGTCCACCTTTTCACCCTCGTCCAGATCGTCTGTCTGGCCGTCCTCTGGATCTTGAAGTCCACCTTCCTGGCCATCATCTTCCCAGTGATG aTTCTGGGGCTGATGGTGGTTCGGAAGCTGCTGGATCTGATCTTCTCACAGCACGACCTGGCCTGGCTGGACGACATCCTGCCggacaaagacaagaagaagaaggaggatgacaagaagaagaagaaggagaagaaggcgGCGGAGCCGGAGAGCGACGAGGAG CCCAACAGCTCCGCCCCCCCTCCGGTGAAGATTCCCATGGAGGCCATAGACCCCGCTCACGTTAACCCCCCCACCCAAAGCCAGACCTCTGAGT GA